In Colias croceus chromosome 8, ilColCroc2.1, a genomic segment contains:
- the LOC123694064 gene encoding peroxiredoxin-5, mitochondrial gives MFPTAASIVKSVSTFAKQASCRAVHTTRIVMAPIKVGDKLPAVDLFEDSPANKVNICDLTAGKKVVLFAVPGAFTPGCSKTHLPGYVESADKLKSEGVSEIICVSVNDPYVMGAWGNQHNTKGKVRMLADPSGNFIKALDLGVNLPPLGGLRSKRFSMVINDSTVEELNVEPDGTGLSCSLADKLKLKK, from the exons ATGTTTCCCACGGCCGCGTCGATCGTTAAAAGTGTTTCTACATTCGCTAAGCAAGCGTCTTGTAGAGCAGTGCACACGACAAGAATAGTCATGGCTCCGATAAAG GTTGGTGATAAGCTGCCGGCAGTTGATTTGTTTGAAGATTCGCCGGCGAACAAAGTGAATATTTGCGACTTGACAGCCGGAAAGAAGGTCGTCCTTTTCGCTGTTCCCGGCGCATTTACACCAGGATGTTCCAAAACTCATTTGCCAGGTTATGTGGAAAGCGCCGACAAGTTGAAATCGGAAGGTGTATCGGAGATTATTTGCGTGTCCGTGAATGATCCCTATGTGATGGGAGCATGGGGCAATCAACACAACACAAAAGGAAAG GTGCGCATGCTAGCTGACCCATCAGGCAACTTCATCAAAGCCTTGGACCTCGGCGTAAACCTGCCACCACTTGGCGGTCTTCGCTCCAAGCGATTCTCCATGGTCATCAATGATAGCACCGTGGAGGAATTGAACGTTGAGCCAGATGGCACTGGCCTTTCTTGCTCCCTCGCTGATAAACTTAAGTTGAAGAAGTAA